Part of the Paenibacillus sp. JNUCC32 genome is shown below.
TCCAGTATGGTTCCCGCAAGGAAAACAATTAATATTATCAAATTACCGATAAATGTCCAAGTCATAACAGTAATACCATCGGCGATTAGAATGGTTTCTGATTGACTTGATGGTATCCCTAATGTAAAATTTTGTTATATTAATATCGGATAATACACGTACTCAAAAGTAAGGGGGATGATTGATCCATGATTCATCAGCGCGAATGTCCAGTCGAAACACTCCTGCATGTTTTAGGCGGCAAATGGAAGCCATTGATTTTATGGCATTTGATTGAATCCACAAAGCGATTCAACGATCTGGAAAAGCTTATACCTGATGTTTCACAAAAAATGCTTTCCCAACATCTCCGAGATTTGGAACACGAAGGCATAGTCGACCGAACGGTCTACCCTGCTATCCCTCCAAAAGTTGAATATTCCCTTAGTGAATACGGCAGAACATTGATTCCTGTAGCAGAAGTCATGTGTGCTTGGGGAGAAAATCATAATAGACGGAAGTATGAAGAGTCAGCGTCATAAAGCTGATTTAATGAAATCGAATCTAATTCAATCAACCCATAACAGAAGCTGCCACGGAATTCCGGGCAGCTTTTTTTCGTCTACAGCCGCACAATCTGCCACAAGATTTTTCCTATCGTCCCGACCTCCGCGCACAATATGGGTTCTCTTTCTGTGAAGCTTACTTTTAAGTAAGTACCCTACTTTAAAGTGGGTTCTTAACATCTTTTTGAAGCGATGCTAAGCTTGAGTCAACCAAATATTGGAGCCGTTAAAGAGGAGGAAAGAACAATGAACATTATTGTTTTTGGAGCGACGGGGAATACGGGGAAAAGAGTGCTGGCACAAGGAATAAAAATGGGGCATAAAATGACCGCGTTTGTGCGGAATTCCGAGAAGCTTTATGATCAACTAGGTGAGCCTTCCGCAAAGCATGTGAAGGTGATCGTGGACGATATGTTGAACCCAGTGTGCGTCAGCGAGGCGCTTGCGCATCAAGACGCCGCTATTATTGCGGCCGGTCATGCGGGACAGGGGGAAGAGTTTGTTCGTATCGTCGATAACATCATAAGCCAATGTGAATTGGAGCCTAGTTTCTCTGGGCGGGTATGGGTCATGGGAGGAGCCGGTCTGC
Proteins encoded:
- a CDS encoding winged helix-turn-helix transcriptional regulator; the encoded protein is MIHQRECPVETLLHVLGGKWKPLILWHLIESTKRFNDLEKLIPDVSQKMLSQHLRDLEHEGIVDRTVYPAIPPKVEYSLSEYGRTLIPVAEVMCAWGENHNRRKYEESAS